From Phycisphaerae bacterium, one genomic window encodes:
- a CDS encoding ROK family protein, which translates to MNTILGLDIGGTKTAVVLGDHDARIVHRTVFETRPERGFAATWAELRDHIATAQRRATELARTVDAVSVSIGGPLQIEPGIIKSPPNLPGWDDIPLKQLLADLTGLPVYIEHDGNAGALAEWLFGAARGARNVIFLTMGTGFGGGLILNGQLYRGTCDTAGEVGHVRIADDGPVGFGKAGSWEGLCAGAGVAKLAAVRHPERWPADKVTARDVAEAALAGDAQAVAVLREVGGHLGRGLAILVDVLNPEVIVIGALAVRLGDLVLGPARQVLAREALPDAVRVCRVLPAGLGERIGDVACLCAAIVAVGKHA; encoded by the coding sequence GGCGGGACGAAGACGGCCGTGGTGCTGGGGGACCATGACGCGCGCATCGTCCATCGCACCGTGTTCGAGACGCGCCCGGAGCGCGGGTTCGCGGCGACCTGGGCGGAGCTGCGTGACCACATCGCAACCGCGCAACGCCGGGCGACTGAACTGGCCCGCACCGTCGACGCCGTCTCGGTGTCCATCGGCGGGCCGCTGCAAATCGAGCCCGGCATCATCAAGTCGCCGCCGAACCTGCCCGGCTGGGATGACATCCCGTTGAAACAGCTGTTGGCGGACCTCACCGGACTGCCCGTGTACATCGAGCATGACGGCAACGCCGGGGCGCTCGCCGAGTGGCTGTTCGGCGCGGCGCGCGGGGCGCGGAACGTGATCTTCCTGACCATGGGCACGGGCTTTGGCGGCGGGTTGATCCTGAACGGTCAACTCTACCGCGGAACGTGCGACACCGCCGGCGAAGTGGGGCACGTGCGGATTGCGGACGACGGGCCGGTGGGGTTCGGCAAGGCCGGCTCGTGGGAGGGGCTGTGCGCGGGCGCGGGCGTCGCGAAGCTCGCGGCGGTGCGCCATCCCGAGCGTTGGCCGGCGGACAAAGTGACGGCCCGAGACGTCGCAGAAGCCGCGCTCGCAGGCGATGCCCAGGCGGTCGCGGTCCTGCGCGAGGTCGGCGGCCACCTTGGCCGCGGACTGGCCATCCTCGTGGACGTGCTCAACCCCGAGGTGATCGTGATCGGCGCGCTGGCCGTGCGTTTGGGTGATCTGGTTCTCGGACCGGCACGCCAAGTCCTGGCACGCGAGGCACTGCCGGACGCCGTGCGTGTCTGCCGCGTCTTGCCGGCCGGGCTGGGCGAGCGGATCGGCGACGTCGCTTGCCTGTGCGCGGCGATCGTGGCCGTCGGCAAACACGCGTGA